In Erigeron canadensis isolate Cc75 chromosome 6, C_canadensis_v1, whole genome shotgun sequence, the following are encoded in one genomic region:
- the LOC122603628 gene encoding 29 kDa ribonucleoprotein A, chloroplastic, with translation MAYSAAASFHILSVTSSTTLSSISKTSSSSLCIIPSSINPLPKLFSSKLFQSTPYSSRFVRAVASSFELDEDLSSDGEDQRSNFSLDLKVYVGNLPWNVDSAALAELFQRAGNVEMVEVVYDKVSGRSRGFGFVTMSSVKEVEAATRQFNGYELDGRQLRVNSGPPPSREESSFRGQRDGGRGSYGGGYGGGGGRSSDTNKVYVGNLAWSVDNLALETLFQEQGNVMEARVVYDRDSGRSKGFGFVTYGSADEVNKAIESLDGLNVDGRNIRVTVAEARQRPQF, from the exons ATGGCTTATTCTGCAGCAGCTTCCTTTCATATTCTATCCGTAACTTCATCCACAACCTTATCTTCCATCTCTAAAACATCTTCATCTTCACTTTGCATCATCCCTTCTTCCATTAATCCTCTTCCCAAGCTTTTCTCCAGTAAGCTGTTTCAATCCACACCATACTCCTCTCGTTTCGTACGGGCTGTTGCATCTTCGTTCGAGTTGGACGAGGATTTATCAAGTGACGGTGAAGACCAAAGGTCGAACTTTTCACTTGACCTTAAAGTATATGTAGGTAACTTGCCATGGAATGTTGACAGTGCAGCTCTTGCTGAATTGTTTCAAAGAGCTGGCAATGTTGAGATGGTTGAG GTTGTGTATGACAAAGTGAGCGGAAGAAGCAGGGGTTTTGGCTTTGTGACTATGTCATCTGTCAAAGAAGTTGAGGCGGCTACCAGGCAGTTCAATGGCTAT GAACTTGACGGGAGGCAACTGAGGGTAAATTCAGGGCCACCTCCAAGCAGAGAAGAGTCATCATTCAGAGGGCAAAGAGATGGAGGTCGTGGCAGCTATGGTGGTGGatatggtggcggtggtggtaggAGTTCTGACACCAATAAGGTTTATGTTGGAAACCTTGCATGGAGTGTGGACAATCTGGCTCTTGAAACCTTGTTTCAGGAGCAAGGAAATGTTATGGAAGCTAGGGTAGTTTATGATAGGGATAGTGGTAGGTCGAAGGGTTTTGGTTTTGTGACATACGGTTCTGCCGACGAAGTTAATAAAGCTATCGAGTCTCTGGATGGCCTT AACGTTGATGGTAGAAATATCCGAGTCACTGTTGCTGAAGCTAGACAGAGGCCTCAATTCTAA
- the LOC122604811 gene encoding pentatricopeptide repeat-containing protein At2g37230-like — MASLCYRAVSKPNFLKTTIFHQISKPLLNRFCSSALNDQNPDPKSNLSQTQMINNENPDEDNPDTETEKNAIKIRTLMFHRVDDAKKMLFDTSKKGFKYDESLFVNLMHSYETRQNKRWDFVKNLVSIFSKLEELGVPISIKSYNYLLEMLLGKKKYALADKYFNKMLSEGVVVPNKHTYILMLKAYCGTKRRDIVYSLFKDMKDRNFGLNLYDFNTIIDGFVEVKDMEEAKNFLMAMKEEKIEPSLFTYKSMISGYVQVRKMEEAEKFMMEMKARNIEPGLFTYNEMINGYTMVGKMEDAHKVFEEMKEGSIEPDMITYVTMIKGYVLVGKLDYGLELFEEMKGKKFGDEVYYKYCLDRLKEDCDVENMSESQRNVLQEVEDYVERMDLLDMRDAARHMSKNANELAKLKMEGQLKRGA, encoded by the coding sequence ATGGCTTCTCTTTGTTATAGAGCTGTATCCAAACCAAATTTCTTGAAAACTACAATTTTTCACCAAATTTCCAAACCGCTTCTTAACCGTTTCTGTTCATCTGCCctaaatgatcaaaacccaGATCCAAAATCAAATCTTTCACAGACCCAGATGATCAATAATGAAAACCCAGATGAGGATAATCCCGATACCGAAACAGAAAAAAATGCCATAAAGATCAGGACTTTAATGTTTCATAGGGTTGATGATGCTAAAAAGATGCTTTTTGATACATCTAAAAAGGGTTTTAAGTATGATGAAtctttatttgttaatttaatgCATAGTTATGAAACACGCCAAAATAAAAGATGGGATTTTGTTAAGAATTTGGTTAGTATTTTCTCTAAATTGGAGGAATTAGGCGTACCCATTTCGATTAAATCGTATAATTATTTGTTGGAGATGTTGTTAGGGAAAAAGAAATATGCTTTGGCTGACAAgtattttaacaaaatgttaTCTGAAGGTGTGGTTGTTCCAAATAAACATACTTACATTCTTATGCTTAAGGCTTATTGTGGTACTAAAAGACGCGACATTGTGTATTCGCTTTTTAAAGACATGAAAGATCGAAACTTTGGTTTGAATTTGTATGATTTTAATACAATCATTGATGGGTTTGTTGAAGTGAAGGACATGGAGGAAGCAAAGAACTTTTTGATGGCGATGAAGGAAGAAAAAATCGAGCCAAGTTTGTTTACTTATAAATCGATGATCAGTGGGTATGTGCAGGTTAGGAAAATGGAGGAAGCAGAGAAGTTTATGATGGAGATGAAGGCACGGAATATCGAGCCAGGGTTGTTTACTTACAATGAGATGATTAATGGTTACACAATGGTTGGGAAAATGGAGGATGCACATAAGGTTTTTGAGGAGATGAAGGAAGGAAGTATCGAGCCGGATATGATTACTTATGTGACTATGATTAAAGGTTATGTTTTAGTTGGTAAGTTAGATTACGGGTTGGAGTTGTTTGAAGAGATGAAAGGCAAAAAATTCGGGGATGaagtttattataaatattgtttGGATCGATTGAAAGAGGATTGTGATGTCGAGAACATGTCTGAAAGTCAGAGAAATGTACTGCAAGAGGTGGAGGATTATGTGGAGAGGATGGATTTGTTGGATATGCGTGATGCTGCTCGTCATATGAGTAAGAACGCTAACGAGCTAGCTAAACTGAAAATGGAGGGTCAATTGAAGAGGGGAGCCTAA